In Mastomys coucha isolate ucsf_1 unplaced genomic scaffold, UCSF_Mcou_1 pScaffold5, whole genome shotgun sequence, one genomic interval encodes:
- the Slc35b1 gene encoding solute carrier family 35 member B1 isoform X2, whose amino-acid sequence MVSSNSALQFVNYPTQVLGKSCKPIPVMLLGVTLLKKKYPLAKYLCVLLIVAGVALFMYKPKKVVGIEEHTVGFGELLLLMSLTLDGLTGVSQDHMRAHYQTGSNHMMLNINLWSTFLLGAGILFTGELWEFLSFAERYPTIIYNILLFGLTSALGQSFIFMTVVYFGPLTCSIITTTRKFFTILASVILFANPISSMQWVGTVLVFLGLGLDAKFGKGTKKTSH is encoded by the exons GTTCTCGGTAAATCCTGCAAGCCCATCCCAG tTATGCTCCTTGGAGTGACTCTCTTGAAGAAGAAGTACCCACTGGCCAAGTACCTGTGTGTGTTGCTCATTGTGGCTGGCGTGGCTCTTTTCATGTATAAGCCCAAGAAAGTGGTTGGGATAGAGGAGCACACTGTCGGCTTTGGAGAGCTCCTTCTG ctcATGTCTCTGACCCTGGATGGACTGACAGGTGTTTCTCAGGACCATATGCGGGCTCATTATCAAACAGGTTCCAACCACATGATGTTGAACATCAACCTTTGGTCCACGTTCTTGCTCGGTGCGG GAATCCTGTTTACtggggagctctgggagttcttGAGCTTTGCCGAGAGGTATCCGACCATCATCTATAACATCCTGCTCTTCGGCCTGACCAGTGCCTTGGGTCAG AGCTTTATCTTCATGACAGTCGTCTACTTTGGTCCCCTGACTTGCTCCATCATCACCACAACACGGAAGTTCTTCACCATCTTGGCTTCTGTGATCCTCTTCGCCAACCCCATCAGCTCCATGCAGTGGGTGGGCACTGTGCTGGTTTTCCTGG GTCTCGGTCTTGATGCCAAGTTtgggaaaggaacaaagaagacCTCCCACTAG